From the genome of Prevotella herbatica, one region includes:
- a CDS encoding SusC/RagA family TonB-linked outer membrane protein translates to MGKKRLFQLLLIMFFIALVTDNINAQETTKGENIVISGKVNYSNGEPLIGATIRIVGTKIGTSVDENGHYELHVKRSNHMQVICSFIGCKSVTENVRKDGTVQLIVMNDDDTHTTEEVVVTGYQQIDKRNLTSSVTSVNMNQIDRPGVSSLDKMLQGRIPDLVVTNSSSEVNAVPKIRIRGTSTLIGNREPLWVVDGIIVSDPVNLSADVINDPDYVNRIGNAISGINPQDIDRIDVLKDAAATALYGTRAANGVIVVTTKKGRAGKPVISYNFNGTYRRRPRYSDRKINLMNSQERTDISKYLVGMHYSYPNDMTYIGYEDAVNKYYNGTYSQDQFNTAVAKSETQNTDWFKLLTKDSFSADHSANISGGSDKFRYYASLGYTDDNDVINNNTNQRYTASTNLDFTITEKVKASMQLNVYHTNKQYDQDNLSPIDYAYRTSRVLPAYNDDGSYFFYNKIASGIQGIMSFNILNELDNSYKKQIENGMKATVNLRYNPTDWLFFNGIMSYNTTNTNIEGWYGEKSWYAGNLRKTSLGVEPNEDSQMPFGGELSNNNIGQNNWTARIQGNVNKYFGSDLQHNINLAVGFEANSTHYNGDQYTQRGYYLDRGKKFVTSIPDKYKTYLSWLGTNVPIITDSKTNLLSVYGTLSYSYKQYFTVNANTRYDGSNKFGDRSNEKILPVWSTSGVANIKEIAHIKLNWLDAINWKISYGEQGNMLDGQSPVLTLTKGSYDTHYSEMTSTTASNANPDLKWEKTHSFSTGFETSLFKNRLMLELEYYYKKTTDAFMNKTISDINGYTSYIVNSGEIINKGYNFSITAIPIQNKDWNWLVSASLSKVINKMKTSPGEDSYSLNDYLNGTAVINGQSLGTFYSYRFIGLNPEDGGPLFDDYQDRSNELLGLSKYETFMRVLSKSGKRDPDITGSISSTLSYKNFRLGILMDYAMGNKVRLFKVFGQGATMYQSGPGNIYPEYNLNRTLLDRWIKPGDEARTNIPSIMSKTSLNYYKYDQHWSSGNQYQGVQIATDSYTMYDYSDIRVISADYIRLASLSLTYELSEKLLPKLGLQRLSITAAGNNLYTLCNSKLKGQTPTQSGFSDVQLSDNPYYTISINVQF, encoded by the coding sequence ATGGGAAAAAAAAGATTGTTTCAGCTATTACTGATTATGTTCTTTATTGCATTAGTAACAGACAATATTAATGCGCAAGAAACTACAAAAGGAGAAAATATTGTAATAAGCGGCAAGGTTAATTATAGTAATGGAGAGCCCCTAATCGGTGCTACAATTAGAATTGTAGGCACAAAAATAGGGACATCTGTAGATGAAAATGGACATTATGAACTTCATGTTAAAAGATCTAATCATATGCAAGTTATATGCTCATTCATAGGATGTAAATCAGTAACAGAAAATGTAAGAAAAGACGGCACGGTACAACTAATTGTAATGAACGATGATGATACCCATACTACAGAAGAAGTAGTAGTGACAGGATACCAACAAATTGACAAGAGAAATCTTACAAGTTCTGTGACTTCTGTAAACATGAATCAAATTGATAGACCTGGTGTTTCAAGCCTAGACAAAATGTTACAAGGCCGTATACCTGATCTTGTGGTAACAAATTCTAGTTCAGAGGTTAATGCTGTACCTAAAATACGTATTCGCGGAACATCAACCCTTATCGGAAATCGTGAACCTCTATGGGTTGTTGATGGTATAATCGTAAGCGATCCAGTAAACTTATCAGCAGACGTGATAAACGATCCTGACTATGTAAATAGAATTGGCAATGCCATATCTGGAATAAATCCTCAAGATATTGACCGTATTGATGTATTAAAGGATGCTGCAGCTACAGCTCTTTATGGAACCAGAGCAGCTAATGGAGTAATTGTAGTTACAACAAAAAAGGGACGTGCAGGAAAGCCTGTAATATCTTACAACTTCAATGGAACTTACCGAAGAAGACCTCGGTATTCTGACCGTAAAATAAACCTGATGAATTCTCAAGAACGCACTGACATTTCCAAATATCTTGTAGGTATGCATTACTCATACCCTAATGATATGACATATATTGGATATGAAGATGCTGTCAACAAATACTATAATGGAACATATTCTCAAGATCAGTTTAATACAGCGGTCGCAAAATCAGAAACACAAAACACTGATTGGTTTAAACTATTGACAAAGGATTCTTTTTCAGCTGATCACTCTGCCAACATCTCTGGTGGATCTGACAAATTTAGATATTACGCATCACTGGGATATACAGACGATAATGATGTCATAAACAATAATACAAATCAAAGATATACAGCCTCAACAAATCTAGACTTCACAATAACTGAAAAGGTCAAAGCTTCAATGCAGTTGAATGTATATCACACTAATAAGCAGTATGATCAGGATAATCTTTCTCCTATTGATTATGCTTACCGCACGAGTAGGGTTTTACCAGCATACAATGATGATGGATCTTATTTCTTTTACAATAAAATTGCTTCCGGGATTCAAGGGATCATGAGCTTCAATATACTTAATGAGCTGGACAATAGTTATAAGAAACAGATAGAAAACGGTATGAAAGCGACAGTAAACCTACGTTACAACCCTACAGACTGGTTGTTTTTTAATGGTATAATGTCTTATAATACAACAAACACAAATATTGAAGGCTGGTATGGCGAAAAAAGCTGGTATGCAGGCAATCTGAGAAAAACGTCACTTGGAGTTGAGCCTAATGAAGATAGCCAGATGCCTTTTGGCGGAGAACTATCTAACAATAATATAGGACAAAATAACTGGACTGCCCGTATTCAGGGCAATGTAAATAAATATTTTGGATCAGATTTACAACATAATATTAATCTAGCTGTTGGATTTGAAGCAAATTCGACGCATTATAATGGTGACCAATATACGCAACGTGGATATTACTTAGATCGCGGTAAAAAGTTTGTAACAAGTATACCCGATAAGTATAAAACATATCTTTCGTGGTTAGGTACAAATGTGCCTATTATAACAGATTCAAAAACGAACCTGCTATCTGTTTATGGAACTCTATCATATAGTTACAAGCAATATTTTACTGTTAACGCAAATACGAGATATGATGGCTCAAATAAATTTGGAGATAGGTCTAATGAAAAAATACTTCCTGTATGGTCTACATCTGGAGTAGCAAACATAAAAGAAATAGCACATATAAAACTCAACTGGCTAGACGCTATAAACTGGAAGATATCATATGGAGAACAAGGAAATATGCTAGACGGACAAAGTCCAGTACTAACACTGACAAAAGGTTCTTATGACACGCATTATTCAGAAATGACTTCTACAACAGCAAGCAATGCTAATCCTGATTTAAAATGGGAAAAGACCCATTCTTTTAGTACTGGATTTGAGACCTCTTTATTTAAGAACAGACTAATGTTAGAACTTGAATACTACTATAAAAAGACAACAGATGCATTCATGAATAAAACTATTTCTGACATTAATGGCTATACATCATATATTGTTAACTCTGGCGAAATAATAAATAAGGGTTATAATTTCTCTATAACTGCTATACCAATTCAAAATAAGGATTGGAATTGGCTTGTGTCTGCATCTTTATCCAAAGTTATAAATAAGATGAAAACATCACCAGGAGAAGATTCTTACTCACTAAACGATTATCTCAATGGCACTGCTGTAATCAATGGACAATCACTAGGAACATTTTACTCTTATAGATTCATAGGACTAAATCCGGAAGATGGTGGTCCTTTGTTTGATGACTATCAAGATAGATCAAACGAATTACTTGGATTAAGTAAGTATGAAACGTTCATGAGAGTTCTTTCAAAATCAGGAAAGAGAGATCCTGATATAACAGGTAGCATAAGCAGTACTTTGAGTTACAAAAATTTTAGACTCGGAATACTAATGGATTATGCCATGGGAAACAAAGTAAGATTATTCAAAGTCTTTGGACAAGGTGCAACTATGTATCAATCAGGACCAGGAAATATATATCCTGAATATAATCTGAATAGAACTTTATTAGACAGATGGATAAAACCTGGGGATGAAGCTCGGACAAATATTCCATCAATAATGAGTAAAACAAGTTTGAACTATTATAAATATGACCAGCATTGGTCATCAGGAAATCAATATCAAGGTGTGCAAATAGCTACCGACTCATATACAATGTACGACTATTCTGATATTAGAGTCATCAGTGCAGATTATATACGCCTAGCTAGTTTAAGTCTTACATATGAATTGTCTGAAAAGCTATTACCTAAATTAGGGCTACAAAGACTTTCGATCACTGCTGCTGGTAACAATTTATATACATTATGCAACAGTAAACTAAAAGGACAAACTCCAACTCAATCTGGATTTTCAGATGTCCAGCTTTCTGACAATCCCTACTATACAATTAGTATAAATGTTCAATTCTAA